A genome region from Erigeron canadensis isolate Cc75 chromosome 3, C_canadensis_v1, whole genome shotgun sequence includes the following:
- the LOC122592183 gene encoding uncharacterized protein LOC122592183 yields the protein MEDERDGDLRVPLISSLFFILVFAGGILLTFYVFAPSISQPWFPMIAFLLIGSPWVFWLLTYLYTCFKGCCGRAIPYSYDHQVSRRVVHPHPVTPRHSVVPNQAKAMSRSRSTDVSPKASCSSNVGSRHVHFGEVVVVESDGSKVVHEVDSWTNSTKAIEIDEPYLNES from the coding sequence ATGGAGGATGAAAGGGATGGGGATTTGAGGGTACCTTTAATCTCCTCCCTCTTCTTCATTTTGGTATTCGCAGGCGgtattttattaacattttatGTATTTGCTCCAAGCATTTCCCAGCCATGGTTTCCTATGATTGCGTTTCTTTTGATTGGTTCACCTTGGGTGTTTTGGTTGTTAACCTATTTGTACACGTGCTTTAAGGGTTGTTGTGGTAGAGCAATACCGTATTCCTATGATCATCAGGTTTCAAGGCGTGTGGTTCATCCTCATCCAGTAACCCCTAGGCATAGTGTTGTGCCTAATCAAGCAAAGGCTATGAGTAGATCGAGGTCCACAGATGTTTCACCAAAGGCAAGCTGTTCGAGCAATGTAGGTTCAAGGCATGTGCATTTTggggaggtggtggtggtagaaAGCGATGGAAGCAAGGTTGTCCATGAGGTGGATTCCTGGACGAATTCAACCAAAGCAATAGAAATTGATGAGCCATATTTAAATGAATCTTGA